Sequence from the Leptospira johnsonii genome:
CTTTCACATAAACTTCTTTTTTCGCTTTCGCAAGATCAGGTTTTTCTTTCGGATCAAAACTCACTGCTACGTAATTGAACTCTTTTCCGACTTCTAAGTTTAATTCTTTGAGTGAGGCTGAGATCTCATTTAGATAAAGACTGCAGAGTGTGGGACATCTATAATACACTAAGGTAAGAAGAAGTGGCTTTCCTTCTTTCAGATAATCGCCTATGCGGACTTGTTTACCTTGTTCATCCACGAAAGATAAATTGGTATCTATATGATTTCCTAATTTTTCTTCCAAACCTACACCTTCGAGCTCGGCAGGAACCGTATGAGCAGGTAATTCTCTTTCGGTATCGAAGGATAAAACGGATAAGAATGGTAAGAAAAGAATAAGAGCCGCAGCTATTTTAGAAAAGCACTGCGGATGATTGGAGGAGAACAAGATTCTTATTCCCGGATTCTTTCCTTACTTCGCCGCTGCCGAAGTGTTAGAAGGAACTACTTCGTTATAATCTTTAACACCCTTGTGAAATGCAGTGAGATAAACGAAATAAAGAATGTTTGCGGCCAATACGACCACGAATGTCCAAAAACCTGCCTTGTTGTAATGGTCTCCGTTTTGGCTCATGGAATGACTCCTAAAGTATCAAAAAAAAACGTTTCACTTTTATAAAAAGCGAAAGATACCAACCAGTTTTGGAGACCTGTCCTTTTTTTGAAAGCGTTTTTGCTTTTCAGTCTTTTCATACGTTTAGAACCGACATAAAAAGCTTCTATCCTTAGGTCGGGCACCAGAACGCTCGTTCTTTAGAATCTTCAATTTTTCTTCGCATGAGAATTAGTCTCAGATCAAAATTAACACTTCCAATTTTCAGACATCAAATCTCTTGCCCCAAATCAGTCGCGCTCAAGTATGGTAAAGGAGAGTTCGGATTCTCCGAAAAAACAGAATGATTGCGTCTACTTATTCTCATTTCAGAAAGTTTTCTCTCTTTCTGGTTCTTTATTCAGTTTTAATTTTTCTAAATTTATTGTATGGGCCTCTTGTCCGAGCTACTGATTCCGGACTTGCTTGTCCTGATTGGCCTTTTTGTTTCGGTAAAATTTTTCCGGACTTCGACTTTAATATTTTTATGGAAGTTGGACATAGATATTATTCCGGATTTTTAGGAATTGTCCTTATCGCAGGCGCAATCTGGACTGCAATTGTTCCCGAATTAAGAAAACCTTTCTTAGGTTATTTTATCCTAGGGATCTTACTTATCGCTTCTCAAGTTACATTGGGAGGTTTGACTGTTCTTCTTTCTTTAGATCCTGCGACTGTAAATCTGCATTTATTGAATGCGATCTTGTTTTTGCTCTGCATAGTTACCGCTACGTTTAAAGCTCACAATCTAGCAAAATTTACAGATTCAAATGAGTTTTTAACTAAACAAAGTTTATTGCAGAAGGATCAGATCCCTCTTCTGATCGGAGTATTATTAATATTCTTCCAAATCATCTTAGGGGGAAGGGTAAGTTCCAACTACGCAGGACTTGCATGTTTAGAATTCCCGACTTGTAATGGAGAATGGATCCCTTCCGTTCCGGAACCTAAGACACAGATCCAGGTACAACACAGATTGGGCGCTTATTTGGTAACATTTTACGTTCTTCTAATAAACCTTTATGGAATATTTAAAGGATTCTCTGCAGAAACAAAAAAATACGTGAGAACGGCGATCGTTCTTCTGGTTATGCAGATCGGATTGGGAGTTGTGAACGTATACATGAAACTCCCGAAATTAGTGACCGCAGCTCATACTGGAGTCGCCATTCTTCTTTTCTTATCCGTTTATGCAGTTTGGGTGCAGAGAGCCTCAGAGCTTTCTAAGAGTAAGGTTTCTTAAATAGAATGAATAATTTTTTCTCAGACTGGAATCAAATGATCAAACCAAGGGTAAGCTCCCTGGTTTTAGCTACTGCTGTGCCTGGTTTATATCTCGGTTCTCCTTCAGCACCTAGTACACTTCTGGTCTTTATGACAATGCTCGGGACTTTTTTGATGTCTTCCGCATCTTTCATTTTCAACCAGATCTTAGAAAAGGACAGAGACGCTAAAATGAAACGGACTGCAAATCGTCCGATCCCCGCAGGAAGGATCAGTAAGGCGCAAGCTTGGATCGTAGGATTTGCGATGACTTTTGCGGCTTTTTGGGTTTTGTATTATTTTGCAAATCTGCTGACTGCGACATGTGCGTTTGCTGCACTTCTCGCTTATGTTTTTCTTTATACAATACTCTTAAAACCAAGAACACATCAGAATATCGTAATAGGCGGAGTGGCAGGCTGCGTAGGACCTCTGATAGGTTATGCTGCCGTCAGTAATTCTTTGCCGTTACCTGCTTGGATCTTGTTTTTGATGATCTTTCTCTGGACTCCGGCTCATTTCTGGGCACTTGCCATCTTTTTAAAAGAAGACTATAGCGATGCGAATTTTCCTATGCTGCCTGTTGTAAAAGGTGTGAAGGAAACTGGACGTTCTATTTTGTTTTATACTGTTCTTTACGTAGGATCTGTGATCGCGTTCTATTGGGCGGAGCCTTCCATGGGTTGGTTGTATATGATCTCTTCGGTGGCGTTGAGCATTTCTATACTTTACCTTTCCGTAAAATTATTTCAGAATCCTGAGCCTAAATTCGCGAGAGGATTTTTCTTCTTCAGTATTTTACACTTGTTTTTGATCAATATTTTAATTCTGATCGACCATTCGATCCCTGCCTGAACCCATAAGTTTTCCAACTCCAGTTCGGATATAATTTATTTAGGGAAAATTTTCCTTTACGTTAAATCCGGTTTTCTGCTCAAAAAATTTCACTTCACTTTTTAAACCTTTCAGAGTTGACAGTCGCTTAAGAGCGTATAGATTTCTCTCCTCAAGAGGTTTTTCCCATGATCAATCTTTCGAATTCGGTTCGCCCTTATGTCCTGAAACTATTGGTGGTTTTAGGCTTAATATCATTTTCGGGCTCTTCAATTTTTTCTCAGAATAAACCGGGAGAATTCGACGCGGAATTGTATGCACAGTTGGTAAGACAAAGTAATGTGCAGTTCACGAATCTAATCAAATCCAAGACCGTGCTTACGGATCATAAAGGTTGGAAGAAGCCGATTGACAAAGCATTCGGTAAACTTTCTAAAAACTCCGGAAATCCTCCTTTTCCTCTAGTTTATAAAATTGTGAAAGAGCCAAGCTTCAACGCATTCGCAATGGCAGGTGGACAATTCTGCATTCACTCTGGTGCCTTAGATTCACTCGATGAGATCATCAAACAAAAAGAAGCGGATGCCGCTCAGAAGTTGGACTTCCATCGGGAAAGATATATCGCGGGAGTATTGTCTCACGAGTTAGCTCACTTCTATAACAGACATGTTTTCAACAGTGTGAAAAAGTTTTACGCGCTCAAAGACGAGCCCTCTGGAAAAGCATTTTTAGAAAATAGCAAATTCTCTCAAGAGCAAGAGTTAGATGCGGACCAGACAGGATTATTCTTATTGGATAAGGCAGGTTACGGCGGCGACTTCATGCTCGTCACTCTCCAAACCTTAAATGAAGTGGAGCAATCTTATAAAGAAGCATTAGCATCTTCTAAAGCAGATAAAACCAGACCGGAACTGATCGGCTCTCATTATTTCTCCAGCCACCCTTCTCCAAATGAAAGGTTGTCCAGACTCAAGACGGATAAACAAGAATTGTATAGCTTCTTAGCTAAGATGGAAAAAACTTTCGATGATATCCAGCTGGGAAGAAACTTAGATGAAGCAAGATCCAACTTAGAAGACGGGCTTAAAAAATTCCCTGAAAACACTTTCTTGAGTAAAGCACTCGCAGTTTGTATGCACAAGATCTGGATGGCGACCGCTTCTAACGAAGAATTAAAATTAAAACCTGTATTGGACATGCCTTCCTTTAGAGACACTATGGTGTTTCCTCCGGATAAAAGTAAACGTGCAGTTATGAGGATCGTTCCCGGAAACGAAGCGGCTTATAATCGTGCACTCAAAGCATATAGAGAAGTAATCATAAAAACGGATGATCCATATTTTCTTTCTAACTATGCAGTCTTACTTTCTTATTCCGCGGACGAAAAAGATCTGGATGTTGCGGTAAGCGTAGCCAACAAAGCTTTCCAAGCAGAAGGAACTGTTTCTCTAGCAAATAACTTGGGAGTAGTCCTATTCTGGACAGACAAAAGAGAAGAAGCGAAAGAACTTTTCAATCGCCTCGCACTGTCAATCGACCAAAAGATCAGAACTCTTGCTTCTCAAAGTGGGAACAATCCTCAGATCGCTCAATATCTAAGGACGATAGGCCAATCCACGGCTCAGAAGCAACAAGTAGATCCTGACTATATCTATGAGAACTTTACTCCTATCTTGAATATCGCGTTGGTAGAATCTTATTCTGCAGTAGATCCTAAATCCAAAGGACTCGCTAATTATTATCTTACCAATTATGATTCTACTTCCGGTTGGGCAAAGGTTCTAGCAAAGATCCATTCAATAGAACTTACAGCTCCTACTCCTGCTAACGAAGTGAATGCTTTTAAAGTTGGTGGGGTTGGTCCTGGCGACAAGTTAGAAGACCTATTGAAAAACTGGGGAAAACCTACACGTATCAAAACGGATAAAAAAAGCGGTCTGGAATATTTCGAATATGATAACAAAGAGACAGCGTTTATCTTAGATATGGGAACAGTAGTGCAGGTGAATGTAGTCGGAGATGCAAGCCCAGGCTTAGGACAAGGAATTACAGTTGGATCTTCTAAACCGGCTGCAGAAAAACTATTGGGTTCTAAGTACAGAAAACAAGGTGATTATCACGACTACTACGAAAAAGGAAAAGCTTTCGTGAAGTATAATAAACACGGAAAGATAGATCTTTTAGTGGTTCAGTGATCGATCCTTAAGAAAAAACCTTCTAATCAAAATACCGGTCCCGGAAACCAAAATCGCCGGGACCCAAATATATAAAAGTTCAGACTGGACCACAACCCAACCTCTTGCCGTAAAAAAGTTTTTAGGACCGATAGGAGAAACTCGGATCGGTCTATATTCAAAAAAGATCCTTTCGGAACTCCAAGGAACGAAGAAGCCAACTCCTAAACCACCTGTGGTCATCGCATCCAACACTCCGTGAGAAACTGCAGATACAAAAAGAAATAAAAAAATAGTAAACCAGCTTGCTTTCAGTTTGGTCCTGAAGAATGCCACGATGCAGGACATTACCAAGGCAAATAAAATAGAATGCGTAAATCCTCTATGACCCCAGTCACTCTCATACGGGATCCCGAATTTAAAAGCAACCACGTCGAAATCAGGAAGAATAGAGAAGAATATTCCAAAAATGGCAAGTATTGCTGGGATTTTCTTTTTTCCGAAGAAAAAGAAGAGCGAAATTGGAACTGCTGGGTGGGAGAATATAGTGGCCATTATTTAATCCGGATCAAGTCCTGCAACGAACCAAACTTCCATCTTTGCGGAAAAATATCCTCATCTCCATTCCCTTCTCCGGAGCCTGGGCATGATAATCCAATTTGCATTCGGACTCAGAAGGAGAGAAAGGATTTCGTGGAAGTTTTTCCTTAGGGCACCAGAATCTTTCCTTTTCGGAACTGTACAATTTCCAATCGGAAGGATAGAGAGGATGGATCCCCGCATCTAAAAATAGGTTCCTGGAAAGCTCCTGAGGTTGGTAAGGACTTCCACCTCCATGGACTCCTACGAACATATCCACTCTATCATCTCTGATGTACAGAGGCGATCCTGTATCATTTAAGCAGAAGTACCCGTCATGATACTTTCCATTCTGCATTTTGATTTTCTTCTCTTTGATTTTGGGGATATAAGCCAATGTACCGATCACCTTTGACTTATTGCAGGAAGAAATTTTAGTCCCGATCTTCTCGCATAGATCCTTAAAACTCACAGCCAAGGTCCTGTAAGGAAACACCTGGTAATTGTATCCCGCACCCCAACCCCATTCTAGATCGTAGAGTTCGTATTTTCCTTCTCCTGCAAAATGGTATTTCTTCCCGTCCTTTGCGATCCCGCTTCCTTCCCAACGTACTTGCTCTAAGAATGTAGCGGACGCTCTGCCGATTTCTTTTCCAGAAGGAGAATATGCGGCCACTTCCGTTCCGGGAAAGGCTTCTTCCAATGCTAAATGATAATACGTAGGATAATAGGCTCCTAAACTCGTTGGTTGGAATTCCGACAAACGTTCTAGATCTTCTTGGGAGAGAAATCTTTCTAAAGGCTTTGGAGAATGATCCAGGGAGGTCTGCATGGGTCGAAACGTATGCTGGTAGGCCAGAGGTTTCAAATTGGTCCTTGGATAGATGCAGGAATCTTTAGAGCGACGTATCTTTGAGGTTTCGGACTTGGTAAATGGATCTTCTAAAATAACTGCTTCTCCGTGAAATACACGGATACTTTGTTCCTTTTCGGGAAACTTACATTCACAACCTTCCGGAGAGTTAATGCAGAGTACTTTTGCATAAACCGGAGGAGCGTTTTGGCTGAATTGAGAACTGGAGAATAGGGATAAGAGTAAAATGCAGAGTAATATCCCGCTCCCAGAAGGGAGCGGGACCAGTTTCTTCAGAAAAAAGAGCAATTAGATGTTGCTCTCTCCTTCGCTGGAACCGCCAGTTGGGAACAGGCTTGGTGTAGGCGTAGGTTCTGGGGTCGCAACTGGAGCAGCTGGACGAGGCGCCGGTTTCGGAGCAGTTTTTTTCTTAACTACTTTCTTTTTAGGCGCAGCTTTCTTCTTAACTGCTTTCTTCTTAGTGGCTTTAACGACCTTTTTTTTCGCTACTTTCTTCTTTGCCGCTTTCTTCTTAGGTGCGGCTTTTTTCTTTGCTTTCTTCTTAGCTACCATGGTAGATACTCCTTGTATCTGGGGAATCTTTCCGTTATTCCTAGAGTAAATTTCCACTCGTAAGACTTAGAGGTAAAAGAGTAAAACCTTTTTTCATTTTCTTTCGTTAAAGCAATCTAAAACAATTCATAATGTTTCGTTTCTATCTCTAAGTTGCGCTGACTGAGTATCCTAGATCGGTAAAACTCTCTTCAGGAGAACGTAGTCGATGGCTGATCAAGAAGGCTTTGACTAAACCTTTTCCTTTCACGTTGATCTCTCCCCTTTCTGTTAACGCAAAATCGGATCGAATTAGTTCTGCGGTGGACTCAGTGACCTGAATTTCTCCCGGAACACCATGAGATTCCATACGACTGGCAAGATTTACAGCATCTCCCCAGATATCGTAGATGAATTTTTTCGTTCCGATGACTCCTGCAACTACCGGACCTGTATTAATCCCTATCCTCATACGCAGTTTAGTACCCATTTTTTTGAGTTTGAATTTGGAAAGGAGCTCCTTCATGTCCCAAGCCATATGAGCCACAAGCAAAGGATGTGCCTCATTCGGTAATGGAAGGCCACCTACCGCCATGTACGCGTCTCCGATGGTCTTAATCTTCTCCAAACCGTATTTTTCTGCCAGAATATCAAAGTGAGAGAAGACTTCGTTTAAGAGACGTACTACGGACTCAGGCCTCATCACCGCGGAAAGTTTAGTGAAACCCACAATATCTGCAAAAAGTATAGAAACATTCGGATAACTGTCCGCGATGAGCCCGGCATTTGACTTCAGTTCCTGCGCAATAGAATGTGGAAGAACGTTCAGAAGTAATTTTTCAGCCTTATCCTGCTCTATACGGACCTTTTCATAAGCGTCTGCGATCTCGACCCTTGCTTTTTCATTGTCTGCAAGTGTAGAACGTACCGCTCCGAGAACTAAATTGTAACGTTCTGCAATCTGACCGACTTCGGTAAACGGCTCTACCGGAACATCCACTGCTAGGTCCCCAGTCTTTCTCTGGTAATCCATAGCTAAGAATAGATCTATCAGCTCCGTAGTTGCCTTATGCTCGGAGATATTCAGGCCCATTCTTTCTTCGTCCCCGTCTACGCGGAGAGGGAAAAATTTATTAATCAGGTAGAAGATCAGTAGAGAAAGTCCGAACGCAAATCCACCCACCGAAAATATCCCCAATAACTGGGTAAGAAGAAGAGAGGACCTAGTAACATTATTTCCGATCAAGTTCAGATCAGCGAAAATTCCTACTGCGATTGTTCCCCAAATTCCTCCGATCAAGTGAACTGGGATGGCTCCTACTGCATCATCTATCTTCAGTTTTTCTAAAAGTTTTTCCGCAGGAAGAACGAATAAGCCCGCGATACTACCGATAATCGCAGACTGAATTGGAGTAAAACAATCCGCTCCTGCAGTAATGGCAACTAGTCCAGCCAAAGATCCGTTCAGTGGCGCTGTCGGTTCCGGGAATCCCTTGATCAACCATGCAGCCAACATCGCTACCATGAGAGAAAATCCGGAAGAAATGATCGTGTTCAGTATAATGCCTGGAACTTTTTCATTAAAACCTAAAGTGCTTCCCCCATTGAATCCCATCCATCCGAACCAAAGAAGAATTCCACCTAACATCGCCATAGGAAGATTACTTCCTGTCACGGCCTTGGGTGGTTCGTTCTCTGGGAATCTTCCGATCCTTGCTCCAACAATAAGAAGAAGTGAAAGCGATACCCAACCACCCACACTATGAACTAAAGTGGAACCGGCAAAGTCATGAAATCCCCTCGCTGCCAACCAACCATGATTTTCATCCGTCAGACTTCCTCCCCAACACCAGTGACCAGCGATCGGATAGATCACACCTGAGATCAAAGCTGTGGCGAATAAATAAGAATGGAATTTTAATCTTTCTGCAACTGCTCCAGAGACTATAGTCGCAGAAGTTCCGCAGAACACTAGCTGAAATAAGAAGAAGGTCGGAGGCCAAGCCTTTCCGACCGGAAACGCAGGAGCAAATAATGAAGTTCCTATAAGCCCGTTCCATGTGACTCCAAACATGAGTCCGAATCCGAATGTATAAAAGAGAAGAGTGGCCACTCCGAAGTCCGCCACATTCTTGATAGCGACATTAATAGAGTTCTTAGCTCTAGTAAGTCCGGATTCTAATACAAGGAAACCACCTTGCATGATTAGCACCAGTCCGGAACATACTAAGACCCAAAGTATGTCCAATAAGCTCTTTTCTGAACTCATAGAAAAGGTTCCCCCGAATGGATTCTCACAAAATGTTCGCTTATTAATCTAAATTATCGGAATCATTTTAATCTAATCTAACAAGACGCAAGCGGGAAACCTCATAATAATGTAACAATGAAGGGCGATAAATGCCCCGAAAGCAATCCCCCACTTGAGTGAGTTCCTACCCTGAAAAGGACCATGGCACCTTCTCCAAATCCCAAAACTTCTTAGGATTTGGGAGAAAATTCGATTTTTTTGAAGAACAGTGTTTATTTCGAACGTAACGACCGTTCTACAAAGTCTTATAGATAACGGCTAAAGCAGGGGCTTCGAAGGAGAAAAAAGCCTTTCCCTCTAAAAAGCCTGTTTTAAACAAGGATTAACTCTACAAAAACCGAGATGTTGGTATAATTCCATGAGGGAAATCAAAACCGTAACCGTTCTTGGCGCAAATGGGACAATGGGCGCCGGATCCGCAGCTATCGTGGCTGCATTTGGTAAGGCAAAAGTCCATATGTTAGCCCGTGACGTTAACAAAGCCAAAGAAGGGATCGAAAAAGCTATTTCTTCCATCAAAACGGACACTATCCGTCCTAGATTAATTCCAGGCTCTTATGACCAAGACCTGGAAAAAGCTGTCTCCGAATCCGATTGGGTTTTCGAGCTTGTTGCAGAAAGTTATGAAGTAAAAGAACCGATCAACAAAAGGATCGCTAAGGCTCGTAAACCGGGCACGATCGTATCCACTGTTTCTTCCGGTCTTTCTATCGCTCGTCTAGCGGATGCTTTCGACGAAGACGGTAAAAAACATTATTACGGAACTCACTTCTTCAACCCTCCGTATAAAATGATCCTTTGCGAATTGGTAACTCACGCAGGAAACGATAAAAAAGTTACTAAAAAACTGGGAGAGTACCTGGATAAAACTCTGGGACGCGCTGTAGTTTATACAAACGACACTCCGGCATTTGCAGGTAACAGGATCGGATTCCAGCTCATCAACGAAGCCGCTATCAAAGCGGAAGAATATTCCGACAAAGGTGGTATCGCACTGATCGACGCGATCATGAGCGGATACACCGGAAGAGCAATGGCTCCTCTGGATACTGCTGACTTCGTTGGTTTGGATGTTCATAAGGCGATCGTAGACAACCTCTATGAGATGACTAAAGACGCTGCACATTCTACCTTCAAACTTCCTGGTTATTTCCAAAAGTTGATCGATAAAGGTGACTTAGGAAGAAAGTCCGGACAAGGTCTTTATAAGATGACCAAAACTCCTGACGGTAAAAAGGAAAAATTGTATTACGATATCAAAGGTGATCTGTATATTCCGGTCCCTAAATTCGATATTCCTTTTATCAAAGAAGCAAACCGCAGGATCGGCGAGGCTGATTATATCGGCGCAATGAATATAGTAAAAGAAGCGAAAGGTCTGGAAGCAGATATCGCTCGTTACTTTATCGCTCGTTACGTAAGCTACTCTCTCTCTCTCGTGGGAGAAGTTGTGGAAAGCAAAGAAATGACCGACCTTGCAATGGGAACCGGATTTAACTGGGCGCCTGCATCTGCATTCGTAGACTTCTTAGGCGGACCTAAGGAAGCAATCAGTCTAATCACTAAGGCGAAACTTCCTGTTCCGGAAGTATTGGCAAAAGCAAAAGCGGGAAAACCTTTCTATCAACTGAAAGACGTTTTAGATGCTCGTTCTCTTTTTAAAGGATAATAAGGGAGGAAAGATTACATGAAAGATGCAGTTTACGTACTCGGCGGAGAGCAAACAGACTTCCAACGTAACTGGACTAAAGAAGGAAAAACCTTCATGTCCTTGTTCAGGGAAGCCGTTCAAGACGGACTAGAAAAAGTTGGTCTTACTCCTGATGAAATCAAAAAGTTAAACAAACAAAACCGTATTGGAGTTTTCGTAGGGAACTTTGATGGGGAACAATATGCAGTCCAAGGACATTTGGGTGCTTTCTTAACTGAAGTAGATCCTTGTTTCTTCGGGGTTCCAGGCGCTCGTTATGAAGCTGCTTGTGCTTCCGGTTCTGTTGCTATAGACGCTGCTCAAACCAAACTCCGCTCTAAAGACTACGACGTAGCGATCGTTGTAGGAATGGAGATCATGAAGACCGTTTCTTCTTCCGTAGGAGGAGACTTCTTAGGAACCGCAGCTTATTACGAAAAAGAAGCTAAGGGAGTTCAATTCCCATTCCCTAAACTTTTCGGAAAACTCGCAGACGTTCTTTTAGAGCGCTACAAGTTAGATGAAAAACGTTATATGGGAGCGCTTGCGGAAATTTCCAGAATCAATTACGCAAACGCAAAACGTAACCCTAAAGCTCAAACCCGTTCTTGGTTCATGAACAATGAACATGCAAACGCAAGGGGCGGAGAATTCAATATGGCAGTGGGTGGACGTCTTGCGATCACCGACTGTTCTCAAGTAACTGACGGTGCTGCGTTAGTGGTTCTTGCTAATAAGAATTACGCAGAAGAATTCGCTAAGAAAAAAGGAACTAAACTTTCCGCTTATCCTAAGATCAAAGGATGGGGACACAGAGTTGCTCCGATCACTTTCGAAGCGAAAGTTGCCGAATCCAAAGGAGACAAATGGGTTCTTCCTTGGACTCGCCAAACCGTTAAAGATGCATTCGATCGTTCCGGTCTGAACACTAAGGACATAGACGTTTTCGAAACTCACGACTGTTTCACTTCTTCCGAGTATGCAGCGATCTCCGCATTTGGGATCACTCAACCAGGTAAAGAACACGAAGCGATCGAAGACGGAGTGATCGACTTCCACGGTAAAAAACCGATCAACCCATCCGGTGGACTTATCGGAGCGGGACACCCTGTTGGAGCTTCCGGTGTGAGAATGATGTTAGACATCTACAAACAAGTTACCGGAACTGCAGGTGATTACCAAGTAGAAGGCGCTAAAAATGGACTGATGCTCAATATCGGGGGATCAGCAACCACCAATTACGTGTTCGTAGTCGGAAAATAAATTCTTTCTACAAAAAAGAATGGAAAAGCCCGGTATTCCCGGGCTTTTCGTTTATATGGGTTTACGCACAGCAAAAGATTGGAATCAATTTTTACTCAGGTTCTTCGTAGCTCTAGGCTTTTGGGAAGTAGCTTCTGTCTCTCTTCGAACTCTTTTATTCTCCACTTTCTATTTTGATCCGAACTTAAAGAACTTCTTCGTTCCAATGTCCCAAGTCTTTTGGATTGGACCAATCGTTGCGGATATCTTAGAAGTATTCTTCATTGGAATATTAACATCTCTTGTTAGACCTGCATTGCCTTACGGACTTTTGG
This genomic interval carries:
- a CDS encoding acetyl-CoA acetyltransferase, which codes for MKDAVYVLGGEQTDFQRNWTKEGKTFMSLFREAVQDGLEKVGLTPDEIKKLNKQNRIGVFVGNFDGEQYAVQGHLGAFLTEVDPCFFGVPGARYEAACASGSVAIDAAQTKLRSKDYDVAIVVGMEIMKTVSSSVGGDFLGTAAYYEKEAKGVQFPFPKLFGKLADVLLERYKLDEKRYMGALAEISRINYANAKRNPKAQTRSWFMNNEHANARGGEFNMAVGGRLAITDCSQVTDGAALVVLANKNYAEEFAKKKGTKLSAYPKIKGWGHRVAPITFEAKVAESKGDKWVLPWTRQTVKDAFDRSGLNTKDIDVFETHDCFTSSEYAAISAFGITQPGKEHEAIEDGVIDFHGKKPINPSGGLIGAGHPVGASGVRMMLDIYKQVTGTAGDYQVEGAKNGLMLNIGGSATTNYVFVVGK